The proteins below come from a single Caulobacter flavus genomic window:
- a CDS encoding TonB-dependent receptor plug domain-containing protein — translation MLGVVSAASAQTAKPAPKAEEPAANEVEELVVTGSRIKRSEFNSASPVTVITSESAELQGQVDTASILQSSILGSTSQQINNNFTGFVTTGGNGANTLSLRGLGAQRSLTLINGRRAGPAGIGGTVGPFDLNVIPSSVVDRTEILTGGASSIYGSDAIAGVVNIMTKRNSDDGEMAVYANVPFSKGGEVYRANISKGWTFSRGYLNVAGDYYQSNGLRFKDRDYLNCPQDYTFDPVTGARRDLVMPDGSYKCLNTLTGIYIRGTARYIPDAAAVSNGWDLNGFRRVNGSLATVTADVRADLAGTQSAYSIYCGSSTAGNCSSPLAFARANQALQTTDSPLQGYRHAVSPVTRKSFFASGGFDLTEKTEIYGELLLNRRESEQRSIRQIGPTINANNPTNPFNFANNPSYVGPTGAPLAASAFSPIFVLPVTRDQTVDYARAVLGVRGVLPESLPVLGNWDWDIYGQYSKSSGDYGQDFIYNDRMLAVSGAARCNQALVTISANMPNATCPTNIDLGKVSTVGGSYLTPEEYAFLNGYEQGHTEYVYQYVEGSISGDLFKLPAGMVGAAVGFQLRKESLDDVPGYNSRNSNYNGSAASAETHGSDEVKELFGELEVPLLKNLPLVDSLTLNYSARYSDYKSYGSSSTYKAGLKWNINSTWALRANKGTSFRAPALYELYLGSSSSFLAQTSDPCYQYGTTAGVTDRQRANCAALGIAANSTHGGAGSYTIFAKGGVGYLEAEESDNKSIGIVFTPSFIDLNVSLDYSELTVNNQVQRYGAANILDSCLDAPDFPTSAYCSLITRNTDTSSPTFGAVLTVSDAYLNVAKQWNNALDLSAVYRHELPHGTLTVSGQFTWTLDWYTQLSNGADPVKNQGFTAYPDFAGRTGVSYNQGDWTVTWATQMVGKTSDVDDSYSGYGTDIITYRDQTAYVKRHIEFNATHDISVRRKFDDITVIAGINNVFDEQPPFYSSSSASRFSNMRLASSYDILGRRMFVNVSKKW, via the coding sequence ATGCTTGGCGTCGTGTCGGCCGCTTCGGCCCAGACCGCCAAGCCGGCGCCGAAGGCCGAAGAGCCCGCGGCCAACGAAGTCGAAGAACTGGTCGTCACCGGTTCGCGCATCAAGCGCTCGGAATTCAACAGCGCCTCGCCGGTGACCGTGATCACCAGCGAAAGCGCCGAACTGCAAGGCCAGGTCGACACCGCTTCGATCCTGCAGAGCTCGATCCTCGGCTCCACCTCCCAGCAGATCAACAACAACTTCACCGGCTTCGTCACCACCGGCGGCAACGGCGCCAACACCCTGTCGCTCCGCGGCCTGGGCGCCCAGCGCAGCCTGACCCTGATCAACGGCCGCCGCGCCGGTCCCGCCGGCATCGGCGGCACCGTCGGCCCGTTCGACCTGAACGTCATTCCGAGCTCGGTCGTCGACCGCACCGAAATCCTGACCGGCGGCGCCTCGTCGATCTACGGTTCGGACGCCATCGCCGGCGTCGTGAACATCATGACGAAGCGCAACAGCGACGACGGCGAAATGGCCGTCTACGCCAACGTGCCGTTCAGCAAGGGCGGTGAAGTCTACCGCGCCAACATCTCCAAGGGCTGGACCTTCAGCCGCGGCTACCTGAACGTCGCCGGCGACTACTACCAGTCGAACGGCCTGCGCTTCAAAGACCGCGACTACCTGAACTGCCCGCAGGACTACACCTTCGACCCGGTGACCGGCGCCCGTCGCGACCTCGTCATGCCCGACGGTTCGTACAAGTGCCTCAACACCCTGACCGGCATCTACATCCGCGGCACCGCCCGCTACATCCCGGACGCCGCCGCCGTCTCGAACGGCTGGGACCTGAACGGCTTCCGCCGCGTCAACGGCAGCCTGGCCACCGTCACGGCCGACGTCCGCGCCGATCTGGCCGGCACCCAGTCGGCCTACTCGATCTACTGCGGCAGCAGCACGGCCGGCAACTGCTCGAGCCCGCTGGCCTTCGCCCGCGCCAACCAGGCGCTGCAGACCACCGACTCGCCGCTGCAAGGCTACCGCCACGCCGTGTCGCCGGTGACCCGCAAGTCGTTCTTCGCCAGCGGCGGCTTCGACCTGACCGAAAAGACGGAAATCTACGGCGAACTGCTGCTGAACCGTCGTGAATCGGAACAGCGCAGCATTCGCCAGATCGGTCCGACGATCAACGCGAACAACCCGACCAACCCGTTCAACTTCGCCAACAACCCGAGCTACGTCGGTCCGACCGGCGCGCCGCTGGCCGCCTCGGCCTTCTCGCCGATCTTCGTGCTGCCGGTCACCCGCGACCAGACCGTCGACTACGCCCGCGCCGTCCTCGGCGTCCGCGGCGTGCTGCCGGAATCGCTGCCGGTTCTCGGCAACTGGGACTGGGACATCTACGGCCAGTACTCGAAGTCGTCGGGCGACTACGGTCAAGACTTCATCTACAACGACCGCATGCTGGCCGTGTCGGGCGCCGCCCGATGCAACCAGGCGCTCGTGACGATCTCGGCCAACATGCCGAACGCCACCTGCCCGACCAACATCGACCTGGGCAAGGTCTCGACCGTCGGCGGCAGCTACCTGACGCCGGAAGAGTACGCCTTCCTGAACGGCTACGAGCAAGGCCACACCGAGTACGTCTACCAGTACGTGGAAGGCTCGATCAGCGGCGACCTGTTCAAGCTGCCCGCCGGCATGGTCGGCGCCGCCGTCGGCTTCCAGCTGCGTAAGGAAAGCCTGGACGACGTCCCGGGCTACAACAGCCGCAACAGCAACTACAACGGTTCGGCCGCCTCGGCCGAGACGCACGGTTCGGACGAAGTGAAGGAGCTCTTCGGCGAACTGGAAGTTCCGCTGCTGAAGAACCTGCCGCTGGTCGACAGCCTGACGCTGAACTACTCGGCCCGCTACTCGGACTACAAGTCGTACGGCTCGAGCAGCACCTACAAGGCCGGCCTGAAGTGGAACATCAACTCCACCTGGGCCCTGCGCGCCAACAAGGGCACCTCGTTCCGCGCTCCGGCGCTGTACGAACTGTACCTCGGCTCGTCGAGCAGCTTCCTGGCTCAGACCTCGGACCCCTGCTACCAGTACGGCACCACGGCGGGCGTCACCGACCGCCAGCGCGCCAACTGCGCGGCCCTGGGCATCGCGGCGAACTCCACGCACGGCGGCGCCGGCTCCTACACCATCTTCGCCAAGGGCGGCGTTGGCTACCTGGAAGCCGAAGAGTCGGACAACAAGTCGATCGGCATCGTCTTCACGCCGAGCTTCATCGACCTGAACGTCTCGCTCGACTACTCGGAACTGACGGTCAACAATCAGGTGCAGCGCTACGGCGCCGCCAACATCCTGGACTCGTGCCTGGATGCGCCTGACTTCCCGACCAGCGCCTACTGCAGCCTGATCACCCGTAACACCGACACCTCGTCGCCGACCTTCGGCGCCGTTCTGACCGTGTCGGACGCCTACCTGAACGTGGCCAAGCAGTGGAACAACGCCCTCGACCTGAGCGCGGTGTACCGCCACGAACTGCCGCACGGCACCCTGACCGTGTCGGGCCAGTTCACCTGGACCCTCGACTGGTACACCCAGCTGAGCAACGGCGCGGATCCGGTGAAGAACCAAGGCTTCACGGCCTATCCGGACTTCGCGGGCCGCACGGGCGTTTCGTACAACCAAGGCGACTGGACCGTCACCTGGGCCACCCAGATGGTCGGCAAGACCTCGGACGTCGACGACAGCTACAGCGGCTACGGCACGGACATCATCACGTACCGTGACCAGACCGCCTACGTGAAGCGTCACATCGAGTTCAACGCCACGCACGACATCTCGGTGCGTCGCAAGTTCGACGACATCACCGTGATCGCCGGCATCAACAACGTGTTCGACGAGCAGCCGCCGTTCTACTCGTCGTCGTCGGCGAGCCGCTTCTCGAACATGCGTCTGGCCTCGTCCTACGACATCCTCGGCCGTCGTATGTTCGTGAACGTCAGCAAGAAGTGGTAA
- a CDS encoding response regulator: MKTLAALKVLVVEDEALVSMLVEDMLGDLGCEVVGPAAEIEEALRLAGSAEIDAALLDVNLGGRPIFPVADALKARGVPFAFASGYGEAGLTEPHKGSAVLQKPFREADLRRVLEGLAAQVA; encoded by the coding sequence ATGAAGACCCTCGCCGCCCTGAAGGTACTGGTGGTCGAAGACGAAGCCCTCGTCTCGATGCTGGTCGAGGACATGCTCGGCGACCTCGGCTGCGAGGTCGTGGGCCCCGCCGCCGAGATCGAGGAGGCCCTGCGGCTGGCCGGTTCGGCCGAGATCGACGCGGCCCTGCTCGACGTCAACCTCGGCGGCCGCCCGATCTTCCCGGTCGCCGACGCCCTGAAGGCCCGCGGCGTGCCCTTCGCCTTCGCCAGCGGCTATGGCGAGGCGGGCCTGACCGAGCCGCACAAGGGCTCGGCGGTGCTGCAGAAGCCGTTCCGCGAGGCCGACCTGCGCCGCGTGCTCGAAGGCCTGGCCGCCCAGGTCGCCTGA
- a CDS encoding HWE histidine kinase domain-containing protein, with protein sequence MTVLEADAVSATEEIADLRRRLAEAQAAHADEVRRNQAFSRIAAAIGAHQSLGETVQAVIDGGVELIGAQFGAFFYNVVDKAGESYMLYGLAGAPPEAFADFPMPRKTAIFAPTFDGVGVVRSDDVTADPRYGQNAPRKGMPEGHLPVRSYLAAPVKTADGLVLGGLFFGHREPGRFDARAETVIVGLAAQAAVAIEWSRAGEAGDRELTERRRTEERLKFALDSGRLGSWELDVETRAYDASDICKSNYGRAADQDFGFDDLVATIHASDRERMLKAMDEAIRTGGDYDIEYRVVIPSGETRWVHARGRAAVRDETPVIGGGVRRMAGVSLDVTERKRAEERQRLLLNELNHRVKNTLVTVQSMAAQTLRAAENLDAFREAFEARLIALSQTHNLLTEQNWESASLREIVDAELEAFAGRERLDFDYTRDLRLNPKATVAVGMAVHELATNAAKYGALSTSEGRVTVAWSVEPPQAPGRLVLTWTERGGPPVTTPSRRGFGARLLEKGLAGELSGVVRLAYDQSGLVCAMTLPLAALEP encoded by the coding sequence GTGACCGTTTTGGAGGCCGACGCGGTGTCAGCGACGGAGGAGATTGCCGATCTCCGCCGACGGCTGGCCGAAGCGCAGGCCGCTCATGCCGACGAGGTGCGCCGCAACCAGGCGTTCAGCCGCATCGCCGCGGCGATCGGCGCGCACCAGAGCCTGGGCGAGACCGTCCAGGCGGTGATCGACGGCGGCGTCGAGCTGATCGGCGCCCAGTTCGGGGCCTTCTTCTACAACGTCGTCGACAAGGCCGGAGAGAGCTACATGCTCTACGGCCTGGCCGGCGCGCCGCCCGAGGCGTTCGCCGACTTCCCCATGCCGCGCAAGACGGCGATCTTCGCCCCCACCTTCGACGGCGTGGGCGTGGTCCGCTCCGACGACGTCACCGCCGACCCGCGCTATGGCCAGAACGCGCCCCGAAAGGGCATGCCCGAGGGCCACCTGCCAGTGCGCAGCTATCTGGCCGCTCCGGTCAAGACCGCCGACGGCCTGGTGCTGGGCGGCCTGTTCTTCGGCCACCGCGAGCCGGGCCGGTTCGACGCCCGGGCCGAGACGGTGATCGTGGGCCTGGCCGCCCAGGCCGCCGTCGCCATCGAATGGAGCCGGGCCGGCGAGGCCGGCGACCGCGAACTCACCGAACGCCGCCGCACCGAGGAGCGCCTGAAGTTCGCCCTCGATTCCGGACGCCTCGGCTCGTGGGAGCTGGACGTCGAGACCCGCGCCTACGACGCCTCCGACATCTGCAAGTCGAACTACGGCCGCGCCGCCGACCAGGACTTCGGCTTCGACGACCTGGTGGCCACCATCCATGCCAGCGACCGCGAACGGATGCTAAAGGCGATGGACGAGGCCATCCGCACGGGCGGCGACTACGACATCGAGTACCGCGTGGTCATCCCCAGCGGCGAAACCCGCTGGGTGCACGCCCGCGGCCGCGCCGCCGTGCGCGACGAGACGCCGGTGATCGGCGGCGGCGTGCGGCGCATGGCCGGGGTGTCGCTGGATGTCACCGAGCGCAAGCGGGCCGAGGAGCGCCAGCGCCTGCTGCTCAACGAACTGAACCACCGGGTGAAGAACACCCTGGTCACCGTCCAGTCGATGGCCGCCCAGACCCTGCGGGCCGCGGAAAACCTCGACGCCTTCCGCGAGGCCTTCGAGGCCCGGCTGATCGCCCTGTCGCAGACCCACAACCTGCTCACCGAGCAGAACTGGGAAAGCGCCAGCCTGCGCGAGATCGTCGACGCCGAGCTCGAGGCCTTCGCCGGCCGCGAACGGCTGGACTTCGACTACACCCGCGACCTGCGGCTCAATCCCAAGGCCACCGTCGCCGTCGGCATGGCCGTGCACGAACTGGCCACCAACGCCGCCAAGTATGGCGCGCTGTCGACGTCCGAGGGCCGGGTCACCGTGGCCTGGTCTGTGGAGCCGCCCCAGGCCCCCGGCCGGCTCGTCCTGACCTGGACCGAGCGCGGCGGCCCGCCCGTCACGACGCCGAGCCGCCGCGGCTTCGGCGCCCGCCTTCTGGAGAAGGGCCTCGCCGGCGAGTTGTCCGGCGTGGTCCGTCTCGCCTATGATCAATCAGGCCTGGTCTGCGCCATGACGCTGCCCCTCGCCGCCCTGGAGCCGTGA
- the aroB gene encoding 3-dehydroquinate synthase — MIRTVPVGLGDRAYDVVIGTGLIDKAGEHVLPFLSKRRRCAVVTDANVGEHHVERLSVSLEKAGASVDVIVLPPGEETKSFEGLAHLSDQLLALNLERGDMIVAFGGGVIGDLAGFAAAIYKRGVDFIQIPTSLLAQVDSSVGGKTAIDTPRGKNLIGAFHQPRLVLADLDVLATLPARELACGYAEVIKYGLLGDFDFFEWLEKNVHAVLERDTEALVRAVGRSVEMKAEIVAEDEKEAGRRALLNLGHTFGHAIEAEMGFGDALKHGEAVGVGMAQAFRFSASQGLCPAQDAVRAVAAIKAAGLPTTLSEVRSGPFGADALIAHMGQDKKAEGGALTFVLVRGIGEAFVAKGVDPAPLRAFLLTEGAAG; from the coding sequence GTGATCCGCACCGTTCCCGTGGGCCTGGGCGATCGCGCCTACGACGTCGTCATCGGTACGGGCCTGATCGACAAGGCCGGCGAGCACGTGCTGCCGTTCCTTTCCAAGCGCAGGCGCTGCGCCGTGGTCACCGACGCCAATGTCGGCGAGCACCATGTCGAGCGGCTGTCGGTGTCGCTGGAGAAGGCCGGCGCCTCGGTCGACGTCATCGTGCTGCCGCCGGGCGAGGAGACCAAGAGCTTCGAGGGCCTGGCCCATCTGTCGGACCAACTGCTGGCGCTGAACCTCGAGCGCGGCGACATGATCGTGGCCTTCGGCGGCGGCGTGATCGGCGACCTCGCCGGCTTCGCGGCGGCGATCTACAAGCGCGGCGTCGACTTCATCCAGATCCCGACCTCGCTGCTGGCCCAGGTCGACAGCTCGGTCGGCGGCAAGACCGCCATCGACACCCCGCGCGGCAAGAACCTGATCGGCGCCTTCCACCAGCCGCGCCTCGTGCTGGCCGACCTCGACGTGCTGGCCACCCTGCCCGCCCGCGAGCTGGCCTGCGGCTATGCCGAGGTGATCAAGTACGGCCTGCTGGGCGACTTCGACTTCTTCGAATGGCTGGAGAAGAACGTCCACGCCGTGCTCGAGCGCGACACCGAGGCGCTGGTCCGGGCCGTCGGCCGCAGCGTCGAGATGAAGGCCGAGATCGTCGCCGAGGACGAGAAGGAGGCCGGCCGCCGCGCCCTGCTGAACCTCGGCCACACCTTCGGTCACGCCATCGAGGCCGAGATGGGCTTCGGCGACGCGCTCAAGCACGGCGAGGCGGTGGGCGTGGGCATGGCCCAGGCCTTCCGGTTCTCGGCGTCGCAAGGCCTGTGCCCGGCCCAGGACGCCGTCCGCGCCGTCGCCGCCATCAAGGCCGCCGGCCTGCCGACCACCCTGTCCGAGGTGCGCTCCGGGCCGTTCGGCGCCGACGCCCTGATCGCCCACATGGGCCAGGACAAGAAGGCCGAGGGCGGCGCCCTGACCTTCGTGCTTGTGCGCGGGATCGGCGAAGCCTTCGTCGCCAAGGGCGTCGATCCGGCCCCGCTGCGCGCCTTCCTGCTGACCGAAGGCGCGGCCGGCTGA